In Tenebrio molitor chromosome 1, icTenMoli1.1, whole genome shotgun sequence, the sequence TGTtctgatatttaattttgacgtctgtcatcatatttttcattttcatcatTAAAAGACTACGCATTACAACACGGCAACTAGAAGTTCTTGTTGCCTTCTTGGAGAACAATAAGGAGAATTTGGCGGAAAACAGAAAGCTGTTACAAAATTAAGCTGGGATAGTAGAAAGcaaatgaataaatttaaaagcaatattaaataatcatcTTGAAGGTTCAAAGCGCTCAGTAGAAGAGTGGAAACGTGTATTTTACTACTTATTCGTCTTGAAGAATTCTACAGACAAAATAGtatcaacaaaaatattctttaaaGGTCTTTGGAGATCTAAAAGCAAATACTAGAAGAAGAAATGCTGGTGGGTCAGTCAAGGAGAAACCTCTGACTGATATCGAAgaaccaattttaaacatattACATACGTAGTATTGTTGTAATTGACGATGCACCAAACGTTTCTGAACCTGAAATTAACATAGGCGGAGATATAATAAACCTTGTGGGAGACATAGAAGCAGAAGGAAGTGATAATGAAGATGTTCAaacatattattaaattatctaaataacACAACCAGAGCCAATAACAATGGATGCACCTAATATGACACAACAGGTACCAGAAACGGAAATTGCCTCAAGTGTCGCTGCAAGACAATTTTAATCCAGTTGGTCTTATAAAAAGCCAAGAAACATTGGCATAAAATATGCCGCCGACAAATTGTAAATCAATGTTAACTCATTTTTCATCCTATACCTATTAATAatgaatgtttgttttttcttcttttcaattAAACCATGTATCTGTAAACGCATCTCTTTTCCTTTGTccatgaagaaaaaattattttgagcaTTATTTATCATAATTGTTTGCAAAGTTATAATTTCTACCATTTTCTTGTTCATTTATGTGAGGATTAGGCCAAGGAACTCGAAAATGTTGACACATGTTATGAAGCACTCCGCAgctgtaaattattttggctgCTTAATGTATCAACCTAatataaaaagtaatgtaaaattttgtctttCAGAGACATCTAAATCTTTCTTTTAGTCGAccagataataatttataacaagatgttaaattttaaaggcacATAAGGAGaagtggttaaaattttaatagtaacaGGACATATTAACAGggtcgattaattttttaacataacatCGTTTTACAGAATACGATTTGCGATTTTAATGGCTGTTATTTTATAACATgatgtttaaaattaacatattaCTTACAGAATAGGCCTCATTATCTCCAAGTGGAAGTTGTTGCTAATGACTTGACAAAAAGTAATACTCCATATGCATGCATTAAGATTACAACATTACTTATTAATTAGTGCATTTATAACATTACTTCTGACTTCCTTCCTCATAACTTTTCCGGTGGGAGTCATTGGCAGTTCCTTGACAAAGAAAATTCCTCCTCTCAGTTTTTCTCTGTCGGAAAGTTTACCAGCTACAAGGTCTTGGATTTCTTGTTCGCTCACGTTGCAGCCATCTTTTAGAACAACACAAGCCGTCGGTACTTCTCCTTCTTCATCACTGCGTGGTAGTCCAAAAACCACAGCTTCTTTCACACCTGGATGTTCCAGCAGCACACCCTCGACCACAGACGGTACTATGTGCCAAGACAAATACTTAAACATCTCTTTTTCTCGTTCTATGACGTACAAGTACTCGTCGTCGTCATAATAACCAATATCTCCGGTTTCCATAAAGCCGTCTTCGTCGAAAAGATCCGAACTGTCTTTCTTGTAGTACCCTTTCATCAACGCACGAGATTTGATATAAATGTATCCTTTTTGATTCGGGCCCAGTACTTTTTTCGTTTCAGGATCCAGAATCTAAAACTGCGTTGTAATATCTAGAAGAAAACGTAAAGGGGAAAAGTACCTTCAGACTGCATCCGAAAGTTAGCGTCCCGCAAGAACCGAGTTTATTTTGTCTCACTTGCTGACCGTCTTCTGGACGATTAAAGGACGCCAGACCAATTTCCGATAGtccgtaaataaaaataatttgagtgTGCGGAAGCACTGTAGACAGTTTCAAAATTTGCTCCGAACTCATGGCGGTACCACCTACCATAAGAGAATAGAGTGAAGAAGTATCGTAATCCCTTTTTTTGGTGAACTTGGTAAGTTTGTACGATAGATTAGGAGCCACAAACAGGTAAGTCACctaataagaaaaataaattataaggaaaaaatgtattggTCCATTTTACTTTGTATTTTTCGATTAGTTCAAATGTCCTTTGTGCTTCCATCGTACGGCAGACGATTCTACGAGAACCTCCGATGAACAACCAAGACAAAAAGAGAGATGCCGTCATCCAGTAGAAGGAGGTGAAGAAGAGAAGAGTGTCAATATTGACACCAGAACGActaaaagtattttttctcGATTTGATCACTAAAACACCTCACTACTTActgaaaagaaaatgaagCTTGCATGAAACTGTAATGACTGTGACAAATAGCTTTCGGAAGTCCCGTTGTCCCACTGCTGAAGAACATAATCGCGACAGCGTGAATGTCAACTTCACTCGGTCTGAAACTTGCTTCTTCTGCTTGTGGCGTAACCAAATCAGAGAATGTCGAGTATTGTTcagattttccaaaaacaacaatttctgTTTTGTGATTCGCGCTTCTTAGACTCTCCTCAATCAACGGTACTGACGCTTCTTCGACAAAAATCACTTTGGGGGACACCAGACCGATAAGATGGGACGTCTGTTTCACCGACAGGCTTGGGTCCAGATTTGCTATTTTCGCTCCTAAGAAATAAGAAGCTACAATCGGTACTGGAGCATCGACGGTTATGTTGGTACAAGTGAGTACGACATCTTTCGACGTGACGCCTCGTTTTTGCAACCCAACAGCTACTCTTGTACTCCTGAGCTTTACACTAGAGAAAGATTCACTTCGACCTGTGTCCGCGTCAACCTAAAATCTTTTATTAGCTGAGAGTTGGTTCAAGAATTATACTGACTTGACACTCGCGATCACCAAGTTCTTGGGCGCGTTTGAAGAAATACTGGCCCAAGCTAAGACTTGGTACTTCCAACTGTTCAGGACCTTTTAGTATCTTTCCAGACATTTTGGATCTGTGTCGCTGCACTGGCTCGAACTAAACTAGTATAGTGCTCTGTCATACTCTTATATTAATCTTTAGATAAGAACCAAAAAATTAGAATCATTCGAATCACTCATATTACCAATGCAACAATTACATAACTCTTAAGTAGTTTCCCCCCCTCCCCTTCCTAAGTTTAGTGCTTTCTGACGTAACGCACTTGGAGTACTAATAAATTTGCTATGTCACAGGGagctataaataaaaatgaaacgcAGATTATTGTGACCTCAACCTTGCCTTTATTATCTTCAAAGTGTGTCAACAAAACAG encodes:
- the LOC138132959 gene encoding uncharacterized protein; this translates as MSGKILKGPEQLEVPSLSLGQYFFKRAQELGDRECQVDADTGRSESFSSVKLRSTRVAVGLQKRGVTSKDVVLTCTNITVDAPVPIVASYFLGAKIANLDPSLSVKQTSHLIGLVSPKVIFVEEASVPLIEESLRSANHKTEIVVFGKSEQYSTFSDLVTPQAEEASFRPSEVDIHAVAIMFFSSGTTGLPKAICHSHYSFMQASFSFHRSGVNIDTLLFFTSFYWMTASLFLSWLFIGGSRRIVCRTMEAQRTFELIEKYKVTYLFVAPNLSYKLTKFTKKRDYDTSSLYSLMVGGTAMSSEQILKLSTVLPHTQIIFIYGLSEIGLASFNRPEDGQQVRQNKLGSCGTLTFGCSLKILDPETKKVLGPNQKGYIYIKSRALMKGYYKKDSSDLFDEDGFMETGDIGYYDDDEYLYVIEREKEMFKYLSWHIVPSVVEGVLLEHPGVKEAVVFGLPRSDEEGEVPTACVVLKDGCNVSEQEIQDLVAGKLSDREKLRGGIFFVKELPMTPTGKVMRKEVRSNVINALINK